The following proteins are co-located in the Candidatus Avedoeria danica genome:
- a CDS encoding peptide ABC transporter substrate-binding protein produces the protein MPADPLRASLSLASTPPLQNLRVPRSGGSPERVPWWCTRIASRIVGLGLGAAVLGCGIAPPRPTVEVDGGTRLEGAARPSATRTPDEDAQSRAAGSEASAAGSAAPSTALPRTGGTLRLPGAAPTTLDPHRARDVVSAEYIYEVFSGLVTLSNDLKVVPDLAERWTVSPDGTAFTFTLQPARFHDGTAVTSEDVRWSLERACDPDTAPDLAATYLGDVVGCADKLAGRAATLAGVTADDPTHITIRIDTPRADFLAKLTYPTSFVLDRRQLESDPDWSDHPIGTGPFRLTSHEAETRIRLERHAGYHGARALLDAVEYDLRPLDPVTRFENGELDASPVGASDLARVQDPLNPLSHLVVQGPGDLGVSYIGFNTRMAPFDDVHVRRAFSLAVDKPRLASLVLRGAVRPVDTILPPGMPGFDAARSPLSHDPPDGPALARAELAASRYAGALPPITIVASGGGGNSPSTLAVVEAWRDVLGAEVTIEQAPWDTFQADIDRGAYQAWPLGWVADYPDPQNFLDVLFHSSSALNATRYANPEVDAWLVAARTELDADARLALYAKAESQILADAPWLPLVSGIETWLVAPNVRGFTVPPIVVQRLGQVWFASEPKGQ, from the coding sequence ATGCCGGCCGACCCCCTGCGCGCGTCGTTGTCCCTCGCTAGTACACCACCCCTGCAGAATCTCCGGGTTCCACGCTCTGGTGGCAGCCCCGAGCGTGTCCCGTGGTGGTGTACTAGGATCGCCAGCCGAATCGTCGGCCTCGGTCTCGGCGCGGCCGTACTCGGCTGCGGGATCGCGCCGCCTCGGCCTACGGTCGAAGTCGATGGCGGCACCCGCCTCGAAGGCGCGGCACGTCCGTCCGCGACGCGGACGCCTGACGAGGACGCGCAGTCCCGTGCCGCGGGCAGCGAAGCGTCGGCCGCGGGATCCGCTGCGCCAAGCACGGCCCTGCCGCGAACCGGCGGCACGCTCCGCCTGCCCGGGGCGGCGCCGACGACGCTCGATCCACATCGTGCCCGCGACGTCGTCTCGGCCGAGTACATCTACGAGGTCTTCAGCGGGCTCGTCACGCTGTCCAACGATCTGAAGGTGGTGCCCGATCTGGCCGAGCGATGGACTGTGTCGCCGGACGGCACGGCCTTCACGTTCACGCTGCAGCCCGCGCGCTTTCACGACGGCACGGCGGTGACGTCGGAGGACGTGCGCTGGAGCCTCGAGCGGGCGTGCGATCCGGACACCGCGCCCGACCTCGCCGCCACCTATCTGGGCGATGTCGTCGGCTGCGCCGACAAGCTGGCCGGGCGCGCGGCCACGCTCGCGGGTGTGACGGCCGACGATCCGACCCACATCACGATCCGGATCGACACCCCGCGGGCCGACTTCCTGGCCAAGCTCACGTACCCGACGTCGTTCGTGCTGGACAGGCGGCAGCTCGAAAGCGACCCGGACTGGTCGGACCACCCGATCGGGACCGGTCCGTTCCGGCTGACGAGCCACGAGGCCGAGACGCGCATCCGTCTCGAGCGACACGCCGGCTACCACGGCGCCCGCGCCCTGCTCGATGCCGTCGAATACGACCTCCGCCCGCTGGACCCGGTCACGCGCTTCGAGAACGGCGAGCTCGATGCGTCGCCGGTGGGAGCGTCCGATCTGGCGCGCGTCCAGGATCCGCTGAACCCGCTGTCACACCTCGTCGTTCAAGGACCGGGCGATCTCGGTGTCAGCTACATCGGGTTCAACACGCGCATGGCGCCGTTCGACGACGTCCACGTCCGCCGCGCGTTCAGCTTGGCGGTGGACAAGCCACGCCTGGCATCGTTGGTCCTGCGCGGCGCCGTCCGCCCGGTCGACACGATCCTGCCGCCCGGCATGCCCGGGTTCGACGCGGCGCGCAGCCCGCTCAGCCACGATCCGCCGGACGGACCCGCGCTCGCCCGAGCCGAGCTCGCCGCATCACGCTACGCCGGGGCGTTGCCGCCGATCACGATCGTGGCCAGCGGCGGGGGCGGCAACAGCCCTTCGACGCTGGCCGTCGTCGAGGCATGGCGCGACGTGCTCGGCGCCGAGGTGACGATCGAACAGGCGCCGTGGGACACCTTTCAGGCCGACATCGACCGCGGCGCCTACCAGGCTTGGCCGCTGGGCTGGGTGGCGGACTATCCGGACCCACAGAACTTCCTCGACGTCCTGTTCCACAGCAGCAGCGCCCTGAACGCGACCCGCTACGCGAACCCCGAGGTCGATGCGTGGCTGGTGGCAGCCCGCACAGAACTCGACGCCGACGCGCGGCTGGCCCTGTACGCGAAGGCGGAGAGCCAGATCCTGGCCGACGCACCGTGGCTGCCCCTCGTGTCGGGCATCGAGACGTGGTTGGTGGCGCCCAACGTGCGCGGCTTCACGGTGCCGCCGATCGTCGTCCAACGGCTGGGGCAGGTCTGGTTCGCCTCCGAACCCAAGGGTCAATGA